A portion of the Edaphobacter lichenicola genome contains these proteins:
- a CDS encoding aspartyl protease family protein — protein sequence MKVFSRLPFLCLTVFSLAFALTAKSPAQSSPDPKQAHNAACKIDHAAPTETELAFYRGDYKKSADLAAAAYKSDSGDRRSRQLEIDSLLGQGKLDEARKKTDAWTAAEPTNPIAIVTAGELRHAEGDWLESYALMLKALKTDPCLPAAYEGLADYESLAGYHASAQKHLTLAHQLQPNNENIRLAWIGSLDDERSITEYANFLQESKSLDDKRRATLSARLDKDRTLLQDRCELSSVTGPARIPMTPVYNDNNIGIAYYGLEVAFNGHKRTLQIDTGASGFLVTHSVYAGMGLRKVGDARTWGFGDQGSNAVEQYVAASVRIGGIEFKNCSVEALSNFSVMGGGHIGQRLDTGDGLVGIDIFSRYLVSVDYIKHEIRLEPLPQSPSAAPETLDPLGGSPANDLSHYDRFKAPSMQSWTNIYRRGHEIIMPTVINGGKPALFIVDTGADTNLIDLGLAKQVTHSKESISYMRGLSGTSKLSEAGSFTVDFAGLRLPITSMDSVPLSKFDGISGFIGYPTLQQLVMHIDYRDNLVLFEAPNAHK from the coding sequence CTTGCCTTCGCTCTTACCGCAAAGAGCCCCGCGCAATCGTCTCCGGATCCAAAGCAGGCTCACAACGCTGCCTGCAAGATCGATCATGCCGCCCCAACCGAGACGGAGCTGGCCTTTTACCGTGGTGACTACAAGAAGTCAGCGGACCTTGCCGCAGCCGCATACAAGTCCGATTCCGGGGATCGCCGCAGCCGTCAGCTTGAGATCGACAGCCTTCTGGGGCAAGGCAAACTCGACGAGGCAAGAAAGAAAACGGATGCCTGGACGGCCGCCGAACCGACAAACCCAATCGCAATTGTCACCGCAGGAGAGCTTCGTCACGCCGAAGGTGATTGGCTGGAGTCGTACGCACTCATGCTCAAGGCGCTTAAGACCGACCCCTGCCTTCCCGCTGCCTACGAGGGCCTAGCCGACTACGAATCACTCGCCGGCTATCACGCCTCAGCGCAAAAACATCTAACGCTCGCCCACCAACTTCAGCCCAACAATGAAAACATTCGTCTCGCCTGGATCGGCTCTCTGGACGACGAACGATCCATAACCGAATACGCCAATTTTCTCCAGGAATCGAAGAGCCTCGACGACAAGCGCCGTGCGACTCTTAGCGCACGCCTCGATAAGGATCGAACCCTCCTGCAGGATCGGTGCGAACTCTCGTCCGTCACGGGTCCCGCGCGAATACCCATGACGCCTGTCTACAACGACAACAACATTGGAATCGCGTATTACGGGCTCGAAGTCGCCTTCAACGGACACAAACGAACCCTGCAGATCGATACCGGAGCCAGCGGATTTCTGGTCACGCACAGCGTTTACGCGGGCATGGGCTTGCGCAAGGTAGGCGACGCACGCACGTGGGGCTTCGGGGATCAGGGATCGAACGCGGTCGAGCAATACGTGGCAGCCTCAGTTCGCATCGGAGGCATTGAGTTTAAAAACTGCTCCGTCGAGGCCCTCTCAAACTTCAGCGTGATGGGCGGTGGACACATCGGCCAGCGCCTCGACACTGGCGACGGTCTCGTCGGCATCGACATCTTTTCTCGCTATCTCGTTAGTGTCGATTACATAAAACACGAGATCCGGCTTGAGCCGCTCCCGCAATCTCCATCGGCTGCACCAGAGACTCTCGACCCCCTGGGAGGCAGTCCGGCCAACGACCTCAGCCATTACGACCGCTTCAAAGCGCCATCCATGCAGAGCTGGACCAACATCTACCGCCGTGGTCATGAGATCATCATGCCGACCGTCATAAACGGCGGCAAGCCTGCGCTCTTTATCGTTGATACCGGCGCTGACACCAACCTCATCGATCTTGGCCTCGCCAAACAAGTGACCCACTCCAAAGAAAGCATCTCGTATATGCGTGGGCTCTCTGGAACAAGCAAATTATCGGAAGCCGGCAGCTTCACCGTCGACTTCGCCGGTCTTCGACTCCCCATCACCAGTATGGACTCGGTCCCTCTATCCAAATTTGACGGGATCTCCGGTTTTATCGGCTATCCGACTCTCCAACAGCTCGTCATGCACATCGACTACCGCGATAACCTCGTTCTATTCGAAGCGCCCAACGCGCACAAATAG